TTACATATCCTTTTTAGTGTATCGTTAATTGTAATCttatgaaattctttaaaaatagataaaaaaaaaaaaagtgaaattgcAGAGAAACTAGCTCATcttcgatttcgatgattttgaaatatgatacagaaatcaacattttgaacatttattttcttacatatatcattaggtggtaatggcaaaatccgcaatcgcttagtGATTTCTACCTATAGTTGTGCATCCGTAACAGTGTATCTATTAGTTTGGTTGCTGGCCGCCATTTTCCTCATTTTCTGTTTATAAAGCTGGGTCGTGCGAGTTTAGAGCCCTATGCACAACTGCAAATGCGAGCTCGTAAGTAATGtccgttataacttataactcaATTAAAAGTGAATATCACCAGTGCATTGGGTTTGGATTAGATTTTTCAATTCGGCCGCCGCAAAGCGGCCAGCAACTCTTACGTAaagtaataacaattattccgtttcgtaaaataatatcaattattcattcgtatataattttcataattaatctGTTATTATCTTACCCAAGTATCGCCGGCTACCTTACGGTTGCCGGTTTGAAAACTCGATTAGGAGGCCGGCAACCAAATCGTACACATACGTTGCTACAAAGGCACAACTACAGGTAGAATTCATTGCAGTGATACCGCTagttttttgcaaatatctcaGAAACTAAGAAAGATCGCCGGTAATATGTATAGGAAAAGTTATTCAcaatatcgatttttaaaacatatccaaaaatcatcgaaattagAGATAAGGAGCTTTTCTGCAGTTTCACCAGTAATAATTTCTATGGTATGcatatgcatatttttttcCAACGATGTCTCAGCTATTTCAGTCGCGTTTACAATTAGTAAcgtttgaattaatttgttcAGCCTATGTTTATGTCATGCTATTTAGTTATCAAGTCGCGTTATTAATACCGCATGTTAAGGACACTACATCAAGGACATTGCAAGTAACgggatattaaatatacataacacTCGCACTCTTACTTATATGACAAattgatacatatttatcgAATGTTTTCTCCAAAgttcaattacaaattaaaatctctTATAATTCTGATTAATTTGATTATGTATATTGTTTTAAGTTGTTAAATGGTACAATGGCAAAATACAGTCACCATCGGATCCGGCACATTGGCAGCGGTACATGACCGATATTCGTCGACATTGGATATTTCGGGAATACAATTCGGATCAATCATACAACCTTGAAAATCCAGAAATCGAAGATCAATCGATGGGCCAAGCCAAACatattcgagaaattttcaacgataaggtaatattaaaatattgtgtaattataatactttCAATATGAAATCAGTAAAAAGAATCACTGTCAATGGTctcaattcaaatattttttaaatacatacttctaatatacaatttttactatcaaatatttttaatataaaattggtaaaaaagaaattaccgTCGATAGtcttaattaaagaatttttcagatattttcaatataaaatttctgctgtcaaatatttttcctacgtaacgaagagaaattgtcattgatttcaaaattcaaatatctctatttttattattcaaatttctgtTATCAAGTATtcttaaattgaaattgataaaaaaaaaattcagtgAAATCTCAATTCAATTTAAGAGAAATGTATTTTAGTTCTTGATGTTTGAATAAGTGGCAATTGACAACGCAAGCATTTGGTAATTTGTTTACAGAAAAATGGCTTCTTCGTAGAATGTGGCGCTTACGACGGGGAGACTCGGAGTAACACATTGGTATTGGAACGATACCTCGATTGGAATGGTCTTCTGGTAGAGGCGGATCCTTTGAACTTCAGTAAAATGTTGAGAAAAAACAGAAAGGCCTATCTAACACCTACGTGCCTTGCCACTGAGCCATTTCCCTCCGTGGTACGAAAGTTCGTAATTTGTcgcagaaaattatataataagttaccttataatattttgctatatttcatattttttatatatgtatgtatatatattttccgtTGTGCAATTTTCAGAATTCCTTCTTGATGGCCAATAATGTTGGACGTCTTCACGAGCCGAATGCTTCTGATAGCCATTTACCAAATTCTCCTGATGTTGCCCACAGTGGTGTCCACATCTCAGTTCAATGTTTTCCATTTATAGATTTAATGGCTGCTCTTAATGTGACtacagtaaattattttagtcTTGACATTGAGGGGCATGAGCTTCAAGTATTAAAAACGATTCCCTTCAACATGATAAATATCGAGGTGAATTtaagttaatttaaaattaagaaaaagattataattttaaattttgttattatttttattattttttaattatctttgcataaattttgaattacgaaattttcagACACTTTCTGTGGAATTCTCTCATGTTGAAGAAGGCCAAAAGGAGTTGACCAGTTTTATGGAGTCAAAGGGTTATTATGTGTATTCAATGGTTATTAGATCTGATAATTTAGCAcacgatataatattcatgaaaCACGACAAAAGGTTTAATTCACTAATAGAATAATCTCGCCTTAGCTACGTTAgcgttttccttttaatatcatatttaagTAACTTATTTAATGGGAAAACTACATCATTAAGTTATACATTATCACATTAGAGTACATAACATGAAacgtattttattgtaatggTAAATGCAAAgtgttaatataaaaaactaGTTGATCCGATATTATGAATAttgttcgaattttattttacaaaatatttacagaaacatatattttggataataaaaataaagtgtCTCTTTGTAAATAgttcacataaataaaaatcaataatgaTCTATAAACTATTGAAAACGAACGCTTTGCAGTCAATTAGGAACGAAATCTATACATATAGCATATAAATCGCATTAAGAAGTTTGTTTTACTTGCTCCAGCTTATGCGTtctagatatttaaatattttttacggtAATTGATTCCtactgtaaaaataaaagtgaacattatacaatttttaaagacTACTGGAATGATTTAATGTACAATTAAATCAACCTGCCATTTATTGCTACGTCATGAGCAATAAAGTTTTAATAGTTAGCGCGATGgcaaaaatatcgatgtaTATGTTCCGCAGAgactgtaattaaataaataattatttaaagctTGCAGACTAGTTTCGTCACCTCCTCAATACTTTTACTTCGtggaaaattatatctatatagtttaaaaatatctctaatTGTTGTAATCtgtcataattataaatataaatctaatatGTATGTAGTTCGATAAGCGCATAGGAACTTAAAATTTCCGTAGAAACTTAATTTGTCATTTTGTACATTCATAAAgatgaaaattcgataaagAAATTCGAACGAACAATTTTGGCAAATCACATGAATCTTGGTAAACATGAAAGAAAAGCTACTTTTTAAGATACCTTTTGgttcttaaaaattaataaattttatctatcGTATAGCTTATCTTTAGTTTTCCTTCAATTCGAAGACACAACTGTTTCATCTTTGTTCTAATACTTACTCGGTACACGGTTATATAATTAGTGATCACAGATTCCAAAATTCTATGCAACGATAATTTGATCCTAATATACCATTCATAATCTTATGCGgattaatgttttttttttggtaatgAATAACATAAACATTTTAGGTCTCTTTCTCACGTTATTGAAGATACAAATAATCGAAGTAGACTACTAGACAGTCGGtacttaatattaaataaatgactccagcattttttaatttctcttagGTTAGTTTTTGATAAATAgtgtttctataaaatacagaatgtTTCCGAAATCGTGGTAAGTTGAATAATTCTACTCTTTCAACTTAGATGTAACAGAAAACTCAGAGAATGtgtacaaaatgtaaaatgtagaAATCAGAACCATAATGAAGTTTGTTTTATTCAGTCATCTCAGTCCGGTGGTCCGGTTTCACCCGGTAATGTCAATTGGTTATGGGCCGGATGATATAGAATACGGGATGTAAGATGTAGGACGTAAAAGGTGGGATAATCTTGGGGACCatgaaaaaaaaggatagTATAGGATTTGCCGAAAAATCTGTCTGCGGTACCAAGAGcgatattttcaacaatttgtaaagaatgaaaataaatgtcaTTGAAACTACGATTTCGAAAAAAtctgtatatatgtagaataCACAATCCACATACGAATACGAACGACGTTAAGTAGCATAATCAGTGGAATTGATATAGCCAAGTCGGTGTCAGTTTGAAAGTGATAAATagtacatttaaattaagGAGAACAGGTATGGAAAATGAAGACGAGTGTGATACGCGGTGCGATTGGCAGCATGCAATCAACTAGTAAGGAAATCATCCTATATACAGCTTTAAACACAACACTATTAGTAGATGCTAACACTTAAGgctttaatttacaatttcattactATATCTTTTCCACCGACTATAATACGATATCATGGAATGGTTCGAAAGATCACAGTCTTAGAAATTATCCTCGTCATATTCCCATTTTATCCTTTCAAACATAACTCTCCTGTTTCTTCCTAACGATACTTCCACTAACAACCGTCGTCTGAAGTGGCACTTTGATCTGTTTCTCCACGGTCGTGCTGTTGCAGGGTGCCTTAACGCTGTTGCTCTTATTACTGCTGTGTCTCCTCCAGAAATCAGACTGATTGCTACTACAATTGGTCGAGCCAGTAGTATAAGTACCAGTTTTGTCCgacgtttttttctttttctttctattggGGCCCAGACCACAAATCCTGAGAAAACCTTCCCTGAATTTCGTGGACATCAGATTGTAGAGGATAGGATTAATGGCAGAGTTCAGATAGAACATCACTCGACAGAAATAGAGCAGGGTGAAGTAGCGCTCGATACCAAAGTCGAGGATTACTTTAATTGGAACGACCAAGATCCAAAGTGTCAATGCCCTAAATGGTAACAAGCATAGGAAGAAACAAAACACCACTGTCCCTAGCATCAGCATCACCTGCTTGCGATATTTGAGCAAGTTATTGGACGAGCCACGGCTAATCGTCGAGTTTGTCATCAGATGTCGTGCAATCATTGTGTACAGAACCACAAGGATCAGCAGCGGTATCACGAAGAACACGATTATCGTGAACAGAACGAAACTGATCGGCCAGAATGAATTTGCAACTGTGCTGCAGGTCGGAATGTACGTACCGTTCGagttttcttcctcttcgtacTTGACCATCAGTAGAATGGGGCTGTGAACAGACGTTTTATCTAAATGATTGGtgatttatgttattttcgtttcgtatatggtgtactttttaaatatttgttattttcctttcatatctcttgcagaaaaatattattagctGGTCAATATAATAGAAGCTGATTTAGAGTAATGTATTATTAGATTTTGATAGTTGCACTACTGCGAGCTTAATATTGGTCAGTAATTGCCAGCAGTAGCTAAAGCATTACAAATGAATTACTAGTTATATTGATGAAATAGTAGCGCTGGAACTAACGTAATTAAATCATTATTGGAAAAGCAGTCATAGTCAGTAGTTTTGGGCAGTTCTTCAGTATATTTTTTCCAGTAGATTTTCATAGTTTTTTTTCTGGAAGAGATACTTcatatattatagttatatatacaATAGCTATTATAGTAATGTATATGGTAACATATCAGTATATTTTTCtcagattttattttccaaatatttttataaatttactataGTAATTTCATTTGGAGTAGAAACATggaatgttattattaaatattcttaatcgTATTCGAAAAAGGTTACCATCGGTCAGTAACATataaaaagtacataaaaattcatatcacAACAATACAGTATTTGTTCGAAGAATACCGTTCTTTAATACATTCACATAAGCAGCTGTTTACAATACTGTAAGTCAGCTTTCTAATTAATGCCGACTGAAAACGTAAATGTACAGTAAAAACATCATGCCGGTTACATAAGAAAGTATCACACGAAGTTCTCTTCCTGTTCACTACTATCAATTTTCCTAGTTCCGGTCATATTGCTCCTTAATCCTCTCTTGGCACACTTCTTCATTCTGCATAGTTCCAAGAATCCTTTTTTGAACTTACTGctcattaaattatacaatatcgGATCAATGGCGCTGTGCAGATAAAACATGATCCTGCTAAAGTTAAGAAAAGCGAAGAACGTGTCTCGATCGATGGCAGCAATTTGTTCTGCTGGTGCGATCACTATATAAAAGATCAGAATCCTGTATGGCGACAGACAGATGAAAAAGCTGATAACCACCGATAGTAACATCGTAATCACGTGCTTCTTTGCTCTGGTATGGTAAGAATCGCTTGTATTACTGGGGTCTGGCATTAATTGCCTGATGATGAAAGTGTACAGGATCAGCAGGATCAGCAGTGGCGCTATATAAAAGACGAGGACCAGAAGTAAGAAGAATACCACGGTGGCGCTACTGTCGGCCATCGTCAAACAGACTGGAACAAAGTTCCTCGCGTCTTGATCGTTCTTGTCCTCCTTCACGCGCATCTCCTGGTACTGAGAGACCCAGATTATGGGACTGCAATCAGTTAAAGCGAAATTGGCGTGCAACTGGAACTTTCAGAATCTTCAAGCTGGACGGAGATCGAGCAGGAAGGATGGCGGTTTGAGATTAACGTTTAAGCGGTTTTTAGCCCCTTTACCGACCGAGTTTGCAGAGGATTTGCCTTGTAAGCTCGGCGAAGCTTGTGATTCGATTGGAACTTGCactactttcttttttcattgaGTACAAGCTATGGACCCTCATTGGTCTATAAGCCACATGAACAATGTtgaatattaacaatataatagCAATACAAGAACAGTAccaaaatgtaaaaataggGAAGTCAGAAGTAAAAATCCGAGTAATCGCATGGTTCGTAATACTTCATCTTAATCTCTGGATTTAGTCTTAAATTTAGCGTTCTTCTTCTTAGTCTTTTTAACTTACACCtggtttcaattttatgtattagAAAACACCAGTACAATGTGTACGGTTTGAACTTATAGCTGACAGCTATTTGTTTTCTCTGAGTTTTAACATCATGATTCTTGTTATAAGATAACTTGCACTATATTGAAGGGTTGAATTTAGCCTCACCTGGACAGACCAAATCTTTAGATTAAAACAAGCAATATGTATTCaaagcaattattttttttcctatACCCTGCTCTTTCAATTGGAATTATTGAATCAGTGTTGTATTGACGAAAATCTGACGCAAATGCTTTCGACACGTCTTCCAGGAAATTCTTCAATGACTCGAAGTTTAATGCGCGACGCACAAAAATAATCAATGGGGATTTTATTGCTGAGACAAAATAGATCCACCGTATTTTAAACCCGAGTATTGTGCAAACTTGAttagcaaataatttaattaactggattaataataattgagtTTCTTTATACTTATTCGAAccacgtataacattattccccttgtttctctatttcaacagtaattttctttttttccgatttttcaatttgaatagattttttcttattcttactttttatataaatatacatatatataaaaaagaagaaagaaaatcattCGAATTTCTTTGTTGAGATACAGGAGCTCTTAACTTTTCTGAAAGTCGTTTTAGGTATCGAGACATGGGAAAATAGCTTGCCGTCACACGGTGACACTCCCACGTAACCGAACACAGTATCCTgttgctttcttttctttctccctcccTCCTTTCTTTTGTCTTGGCACGAATCTCGGACTCGATCTTCGCACGAAAGACGGCACCGTGATATTGAATTTCCTCGAATACTCGAACTGACGCAATTTTCGGTAATTGTACAGAGACTGTTgtgttttctctctttataaatggagagaggaggagaaaaaaaCGACGTATTTGTCAAAATTGCTAACACTGTTCAAAGTTTGTAGAAAACtgttaaattatatcaatgtctgtagaacaatttatttcctgagattttaaataagattttaaagataaatagTTTTGATTGGACTATTCAAAATGATattgtaaagtaaaaatataaaataaaaagcattttattaaaaatgaagaattgttttGTCTTAAATCGACAATAAAGAAACGCAAGTGatcattgataataataaaattaatgtaatacaatTCTTACTGTTTTCATTGgtcttataatttatattataccaACGTATTTCTTTGAGTTTGAGTATGTTAGAACCCACTTTGTATTGTTACAGTTTGCTATAAATTCCTTCGTCTGATATCCCAGATACAGGGAAAAGgcagatatttgaaaatctaaGGAACTgtggtttattttgttaatggTGATAGTAGAATTACCCTACATATCAAGAAGAGAGGATTTCCCCGGTGATTCATCAATAGTATTGTGTTGCAAGGCCATATACGAGCTTGGAGTACTTGGAGCTTCATTCAAGAAACATCCCTCTGAAATTATGCTAGGCATCTGTCTTGCTTTCCTGCCTTGATAAACTGCGATACGCTTGTGCTTGCTCAGCTTCCCAATGTCtgacagatatatatatgttggaAAGCAACAGTTTCCGCgctcaatttcaatttctagtTTCTTTTGTTGTCTCTTATAatctatttctttcctatttcttcgagttgcaatattaaaagaaagaaaaatatttcgtatttgatTTCTGAAGATCTAAAACAATACctgatatttgttttattttgtgcttatctaaattcaaatttttatgcttgtatttgaagttttaaatttaaatccaAATTCTAATCCTTGGCATTAACTTAAAATCAAAATCGCATACATATTCTATCACTTTATAGGTTAAATTATCTGTACATACAAATTGCAATTTCTTCCCCTAAATTTACTTCCAAATCTACCGTACGTCATTGACCTGGAAAACGTGTTTCTTATCACACCAAGACGTCACAGATCTAAAGGAGATCCCCTGTTTAATATCTCCTCTGCTGATAGGTCCCTCAGGAATAAACTTGGCaattacttttccttttttacctTGTCCTAAGTAACTCGAAGCCTTCAAATAGTACCATTATAACatttctacgatatatttCTTCCCTtcatatattcaattatagtTCTCTTCTGACCGAGTTTTACATCTCTGGTTTTTTCCTGATTTCATCCTGGACCTTTCTGTTCCATTTATGTTGTTATCTCCTGGCAATTTGGCCTCACTCAAACGACCATTTTGTTTGTACTTTTTCTAGCGAATGGACGTAATAACGTTTCTTGTCAATTTTtagcaatttcatatttttttgtcTATTcacaatgtaattttatttttctatgtgCAGTTTCTGACAAAACACCACCTCGCGGACCAATTACGTTTTGTACGCTTAGTACAAGTTAGAAAACTTCATAGAGTGTTCGAAGGTCTACTCACAAATCAGATTTGTTATCAGTGGAATGAATCTCAGAAATGGATGGGCCACGTTTATTCTTTCCATATCTACTAGAGAATAAAAGCTTTAAACACAAAATTTAGCAGAAATTCAGATAAGTGGTTAAATAAAATCTCTCTGTAGTGGTATTGCAATATGTTTTAAAGATCAGACTGAAGATGaactttgataattttttcatattattaccTTCAATATAtcgatcttttcttcttgGAAACAATGTTGACTTTCTAAGAGAAACTCCTTTGAATATCAGATATTGAATATGATAGAATTCATGTAATAGGAACCAAGCAACCATGTTTTCTAAAAGCCAAAATTGATTTCTATAAGATGTGTTACATCTACGTTCAAACCAAtcatgttattaaaaaatgctaTGAAATTCCCTTTGAACAAAATGTTTACTTGTTTACTTGTTGATCATAAATAGTTAAAGAAttcataacatatatatatttctaatctcTACTTTGTCATTTCCTTTTCCTAAAGCAAACTTTCagttaatttcaatgttttctttccttttgctAGAAGGTATTCGGAGACTTTCTGTTTACTGAGCAGGCACGGGAGAAAAATTTTCCTATCAACTGGCATCCTTCTAATCCCCTAATCTATGGATGTGGATTACGTATTCTGTCTCTATCAATAATACCGTCGAAAATCCGAGATTACGATTTCAGAGGGCGGTACTGTACGGTAAACAGCGGCGGACGAACATATATCAGTATTTATATTGCAGAGGAGTAGCGTTGTATTTTCTAGTCTTTTAATACCATTGATAAGCTTTGCCTCAGAAATTCGATTCGACGAAACATTTTCGAATATCTGGAGCTATTACTTTCCCTTCAACTTCTgttttcttccaatttttcgGCACTTGCGCAAACAATCTGGGATTGGAATTCTAGGAAGTTGATATACTGTCACAACTGGCTACAGAAAGTGCAGTTTATAGATTTCTCAGAAAAGTATGTAGAAGTTGTGATGGATTTAGGATTATTGGATCTTTTAGTTCTTAAACTTTAAATACTTCTTCCTTGGAATTTATCcgaaagaattattatcttttaaattgaaGTTGTATTATAACTTCCTCGCCATTTTCCTAAGTAGTTTCACATTATCTAGTTTTCACTTTTTAGTTAGAAATTGATGAATCTTTTTCTACCAGTAACAGAATATGTCTATATGATAAGTTTTATTTGATCgaatgattgaaatttaaatattttaaattaaatttaaatgtttcttcaGTCAATTAAAAAACTGAAATTGTTCCAGATCGTGTCCGCTTAATAAAGTGCAACGAatcataacgtaaaacataaCCTTTCAATATTCTAAATACTGAACAACATTTTATACTAATCTTGTATAGAATCATTTCTTTCCATCATATTATGCAAGTCAATTCAACCTTTATTCTATGTTGAAACGCGCCCAATAATTTTCTTGCGAAGCCATCGCCATCCGGGTTGCCCTCCATCTTCCTCGAAAGCTTTGTTCTTTTTCACCACGACACCTAATGCcactcttctttctttcttcgatatttttttccttGGAAGACGATCCTCCAGCAGTTTTTTCACAGACTGCTTTCCCGAGCCATAAATTCAGCGAAAGGGGGGCCTCGTCTTTGAACCGGGTAATCGCGCCCTCGTGATCCACGGGAGGAAAAAAGTGTTACCGATGTGTAAAACTCTCTCTCAAAAGTGGTTCACAGGCGATATTCCTTTTATGACCAGCGATACACGGTACCTTTCTTCGTTTGGGCTAACTCGAACGTGGATGAAACACCAGGTAGATTTTATGACTCGTTTGAATCGAATCTTTCAGCAATATATGGTCGACTTTCTTTGTTAACACtggactgcggatatttaaatatttataaaatatttaatttttaattggcaTTGTTGAGTCATAGAtgataacaattatttaggttaggttatttaattttaatttatatcctaTATCTTACGCGATGATatatattaacgatatttatcaCGTAAATCAGGAGATacaaattagaataaatactTTAAGATTAAATAACCTACACTAAATTATTATGCGTCACCGAGATACCCATTGAGAGGTAAGAATGTAAAAATGCGTAGAATATACATAACCTgcaacaatatataaaatatcgcaaaaCATAGTATTCCTTATGATATTTAGGGAGCGAAATAAATCCCTACGTAGGCCCTTCCATTTCTCTggttatgtttataaaaatataagtctTCACAAATATTCGTAGTCCAATTATTGCGTTTCGAACGAACTACCGATAGATTTAATAAGcttaaatcttttcttttgtcgAGAAAACTTTTTACCAAGTGTCGAAGCAGTTTAGTAAAAAGTTTTGAAGTGTTCGttgaagaaatttgtatttgaaagGCGATGTTGGTTTGTGTGTTTGGATCTTTCGGGATTTGTGAAGTTCTATCGTAGTTGTGAAGTTAGTAATATGAACTCtcaaaaatttctcaattttacaGACTTGTTAAACCGAATCACTACCAACccattgaaagaaaaaggctAAGTTTTGATTATTTCAGGTATCTTAGGATATATGTGAGCTTTCTGAATATTCTTTTTGATTGTTTCCTAGCGacgcgtttaatttaattacataaagtGGCCACGCATAGTGATTTTACTTAATGTCCCAGAAGAATGGTTGCATCACAGACTTATTCATGAGATTACTAATGTAATTCCAGAAGAGTATCCACACTTTTATTAGGACCATCCTTCTTCCAGCCCTTCTTCGCGCGCTTGGGGATCAGCCTTTAATAATGATTAGCGTATTTGGATAATTCTAATTTGGTTTGAAGATAttctattctaaataattaaactatgTTCTTAagcatgaaatattcatatttaagaGTCACATTTAAtcataatttaaattgaattgaaacatgaatattttaatagtgtatggtaatttaatgtaaattaatgtatctaagaacttttaaaattatcaaaactaCTGGCAGTGGTACTAACGCGAGAAAAGACAAAATCACTGTCAACACGAGTTAAACGAATCTCAATTTTAAAACTTTGTCACAAGATAAGTAAATCTTCGGCAATAACACAAACAgagaaataatcgtaaaatagaAACTCGGAACGTATTACGGTGGTTTTTACAgctttccttttaatttccATCTGGCTAGGTCATCATATTCTGCCCTCGTTATCCGTCCATTTATAATCCTTGCTCGTTTATCACCAGGAGTAAAGTCAGAAATTTTTCAGAGGATGTCTTACGGACCATTAAGGTTT
The DNA window shown above is from Bombus pyrosoma isolate SC7728 linkage group LG7, ASM1482585v1, whole genome shotgun sequence and carries:
- the LOC122569258 gene encoding growth hormone secretagogue receptor type 1 isoform X3 — its product is MLSTVSSVPLELNSSCCTTVTGNNGLNALSVIKTENTTDLYMLPAYIRTTSMIACIVVMVLGIIGNLMVSIVVFWGKDMRNSTNIFLVNLSVADLCVLLICTPTVLVEVNSGPEIWLLGEHMCKAVPFVELTVAHASVLTILAISFERYYAICEPLRVGYMCTKTRAMFLCFVAWVAAALCTSPIIWVSQYQEMRVKEDKNDQDARNFVPVCLTMADSSATVVFFLLLVLVFYIAPLLILLILYTFIIRQLMPDPSNTSDSYHTRAKKHVITMLLSVVISFFICLSPYRILIFYIVIAPAEQIAAIDRDTFFAFLNFSRIMFYLHSAIDPILYNLMSSKFKKGFLELCRMKKCAKRGLRSNMTGTRKIDSSEQEENFV
- the LOC122569258 gene encoding growth hormone secretagogue receptor type 1 isoform X2, translated to MLPAYIRTTSMIACIVVMVLGIIGNLMVSIVVFWGKDMRNSTNIFLVNLSVADLCVLLICTPTVLVEVNSGPEIWLLGEHMCKAVPFVELTVAHASVLTILAISFERYYAICEPLRVGYMCTKTRAMFLCFVAWVAAALCTSPILLMVKYEEEENSNGTYIPTCSTVANSFWPISFVLFTIIVFFVIPLLILVVLYTMIARHLMTNSTISRGSSNNLLKYRKQVMLMLGTVVFCFFLCLLPFRALTLWILVVPIKVILDFGIERYFTLLYFCRVMFYLNSAINPILYNLMSTKFREGFLRICGLGPNRKKKKKTSDKTGTYTTGSTNCSSNQSDFWRRHSSNKSNSVKAPCNSTTVEKQIKVPLQTTVVSGSIVRKKQESYV
- the LOC122569258 gene encoding growth hormone secretagogue receptor type 1 isoform X1: MLSTVSSVPLELNSSCCTTVTGNNGLNALSVIKTENTTDLYMLPAYIRTTSMIACIVVMVLGIIGNLMVSIVVFWGKDMRNSTNIFLVNLSVADLCVLLICTPTVLVEVNSGPEIWLLGEHMCKAVPFVELTVAHASVLTILAISFERYYAICEPLRVGYMCTKTRAMFLCFVAWVAAALCTSPILLMVKYEEEENSNGTYIPTCSTVANSFWPISFVLFTIIVFFVIPLLILVVLYTMIARHLMTNSTISRGSSNNLLKYRKQVMLMLGTVVFCFFLCLLPFRALTLWILVVPIKVILDFGIERYFTLLYFCRVMFYLNSAINPILYNLMSTKFREGFLRICGLGPNRKKKKKTSDKTGTYTTGSTNCSSNQSDFWRRHSSNKSNSVKAPCNSTTVEKQIKVPLQTTVVSGSIVRKKQESYV